A stretch of Wenzhouxiangella sp. XN24 DNA encodes these proteins:
- a CDS encoding WYL domain-containing protein, translated as MDRSERFHKIIRMLKDRKVVSRDAFLAALEVSRATFKRDLEYLRDRMDAPILWDAEFGGYRLAAAGGAPQNYELPGLWLNAGELHALLAMEQLLDGLQPGLLGPHVRPLRDRIRRLIEVGDHSAEEVGRRIRVLEVGSRPVEPDCFQSLASAVLSRRRLRITHYSRVRGVSTERTVSPQRLVHYRDNWYLDAWCHERQALRTFSADAIESAEMLERGAREISDAKLDRHLGSGFGIFSGARTDLAVLQFTPDRARWVARESWHPEQEGQFQLDGSYLLKVPYSDPRELVMDIMKYGPDVEVLAPAALAELVLDRLAEAKGRYDARTTRR; from the coding sequence ATGGACCGGTCAGAGCGCTTCCACAAGATCATCCGGATGCTCAAGGACCGGAAAGTCGTCTCGCGGGATGCGTTTCTCGCGGCGCTCGAGGTGTCTCGCGCCACCTTCAAGCGGGACCTGGAGTACCTGCGCGACCGCATGGACGCGCCGATCCTTTGGGATGCCGAGTTCGGCGGCTACCGCCTGGCGGCGGCCGGCGGTGCGCCGCAGAACTATGAATTGCCGGGCCTGTGGCTCAATGCCGGCGAATTGCATGCCCTGCTGGCGATGGAGCAGTTGCTCGACGGGCTGCAGCCGGGCCTGCTCGGGCCGCATGTCCGGCCGCTGCGCGACCGCATCCGCCGGCTCATCGAGGTCGGCGACCACTCGGCGGAGGAGGTCGGCCGGCGGATCCGGGTGCTGGAGGTCGGCAGCCGGCCGGTCGAGCCGGATTGTTTCCAGTCGCTCGCTTCGGCGGTGTTGTCCCGACGCCGGCTCAGGATCACGCACTACAGCCGCGTCCGCGGCGTCTCGACGGAGCGCACCGTGTCACCGCAGCGCCTCGTGCATTACCGCGACAACTGGTACCTGGATGCCTGGTGCCACGAGCGCCAGGCCCTGCGCACCTTCTCGGCGGACGCCATCGAGTCGGCGGAGATGCTGGAGCGCGGCGCGCGCGAGATCTCCGACGCGAAACTCGACCGGCACCTCGGCTCCGGCTTCGGCATTTTTTCCGGGGCGCGCACCGACCTCGCCGTGCTGCAGTTCACGCCCGATCGCGCCCGCTGGGTGGCACGCGAATCCTGGCATCCTGAACAGGAGGGCCAGTTCCAGCTGGACGGTTCCTACCTGCTCAAGGTCCCGTATTCGGACCCGCGCGAACTGGTGATGGATATCATGAAATACGGGCCCGATGTCGAAGTGCTCGCCCCGGCCGCGCTGGCGGAGCTGGTGCTGGATCGTCTCGCGGAGGCGAAGGGACGGTACGACGCCCGCACCACGCGGCGATGA
- the msrA gene encoding peptide-methionine (S)-S-oxide reductase MsrA, which produces MLASLLGQKTRMITADDALPGRATPMPVPAAHFVNGRPMAPPYPEGLAWVDFGLGCFWGAERRFWQTPGVWVTAAGYAGGFTPNPDYREVCSGRTGHTEVVRVVFDPAEIDFAGLLKVFWESHDPTQGMRQGGDVGTQYRSAIYTYGETQQAEAEASAAAYQQALRAAGRGEITTEIRPAGAFYFAEDYHQQYLAKNPGGYCGIGGCGVDYVAPAG; this is translated from the coding sequence ATGCTAGCCTCACTGCTTGGCCAGAAGACCCGCATGATCACCGCCGACGACGCCCTGCCGGGGCGCGCGACGCCGATGCCCGTGCCCGCGGCCCACTTCGTCAACGGCCGCCCGATGGCGCCGCCCTATCCGGAAGGCCTCGCCTGGGTGGATTTCGGTCTCGGGTGTTTCTGGGGCGCGGAGCGACGCTTCTGGCAAACGCCGGGCGTGTGGGTCACGGCCGCGGGCTATGCCGGCGGCTTCACCCCCAATCCGGACTACCGGGAAGTCTGCTCGGGCCGCACCGGGCACACGGAGGTCGTGCGCGTCGTGTTCGACCCTGCCGAGATCGATTTTGCCGGGCTGCTGAAAGTTTTCTGGGAGTCGCATGACCCGACGCAGGGCATGCGCCAGGGCGGCGACGTCGGCACGCAGTACCGCTCGGCGATCTACACCTACGGTGAGACCCAGCAGGCCGAGGCCGAGGCGTCCGCCGCGGCCTACCAGCAGGCGCTGCGGGCCGCCGGGCGCGGCGAGATCACGACCGAAATCCGTCCGGCCGGGGCGTTCTACTTTGCCGAGGACTACCACCAGCAGTACCTGGCGAAGAATCCGGGCGGCTATTGCGGTATCGGGGGTTGCGGCGTCGACTACGTCGCGCCGGCCGGCTAG
- a CDS encoding DUF882 domain-containing protein: MCDLCEESLPDHGRARRRLVFAGLGAGALAMFPASAFANRSATQSAARILSFYHTHTGEKLRVAYAEGDHHIPAALDEVSHFLRDFRSGEAHQMDPQLLDILHHLQQSTGGKGPFEIISAYRSPQTNEMLRSSSNGVAQRSLHMEGRAMDIRLRGVDTRQLRQAALDLKAGGVGYYQSSDFIHIDTGRVRYW, from the coding sequence ATGTGCGACCTTTGCGAGGAATCCTTGCCCGATCACGGCCGGGCGCGGCGGCGGCTGGTTTTCGCGGGATTGGGCGCCGGCGCGCTGGCGATGTTCCCCGCCAGCGCGTTCGCCAACCGGTCCGCAACCCAGTCCGCAGCGCGAATCCTGAGCTTCTATCATACGCACACCGGCGAAAAGCTTCGCGTGGCCTACGCAGAGGGCGACCACCATATCCCCGCGGCGCTCGACGAGGTCAGCCACTTCCTGAGGGACTTCCGCAGCGGCGAAGCACACCAGATGGACCCGCAGTTGCTGGATATCCTCCACCACCTGCAGCAGTCGACGGGCGGCAAGGGCCCGTTCGAGATCATCTCAGCCTACCGCTCGCCGCAGACCAACGAGATGCTCCGCTCCAGCAGCAACGGTGTGGCGCAGCGCAGCCTGCACATGGAGGGGCGCGCCATGGACATCCGTCTCAGGGGCGTGGACACGCGGCAGCTGCGCCAGGCGGCGCTGGACCTCAAGGCCGGCGGCGTGGGCTATTACCAGAGCTCAGATTTCATCCACATCGACACCGGCCGCGTCCGCTACTGGTAG
- a CDS encoding L,D-transpeptidase family protein → MRISPAPARPAGNLLILRCITAVMLLVALAPRAHPEALSSVASAEQLQLRIGALAEDSRVAGREVADPWFLARFYERRQFTPVWADRAKIDQLLEAVIVSERHGLEPEDYHLTILRELAAAMRSAPRPWLANELEILATDALVRLAFHLRFGKVNPGRIESTWNFSPDMGSVSPVDAIQSLLRADDLAAAVAGNAPDSAHYRALMGHLAAYREIAAQGGWPVIGLGDSLRLGMQSRRVPALRALLSITGDLEAAVYAEAPDVFDPVMEAAVKRFQERHGLDPDGVVGRQTLVELNVPVEARIDQLRINMERFRWIFRDLEPRFLLVNIARYRVLLVENQQVVWSTRAVVGRPYRQTPVFKARMTYLELNPTWTVPPTILREDLLPDIRRDPTVLQQRNMTVLDHQGRPVDPATIDWSTVTGQTFHHMIRQEPGPDNALGRVKFMFPNPYHVYMHDTPARSLFARAARGFSSGCIRLERPFELVEILLAGTQWNQAAIEQVLASGRTRVVNLPQPLTVLTLYGTAVPEAGRIHFARDVYQRDARLLQALDVPFEFSPPAGYQEALDSTD, encoded by the coding sequence ATGCGCATTTCTCCGGCGCCGGCCCGCCCGGCCGGCAATCTGTTGATCCTGCGTTGCATCACCGCGGTGATGCTATTGGTGGCGCTCGCTCCCCGGGCTCATCCGGAGGCGTTATCGTCGGTCGCATCGGCCGAGCAGCTGCAGCTGCGGATCGGCGCCCTGGCCGAAGATTCCCGCGTCGCCGGCCGGGAGGTAGCCGACCCCTGGTTCCTGGCGCGCTTCTACGAGCGCCGGCAGTTTACCCCGGTCTGGGCCGATCGGGCAAAAATTGACCAGCTCCTTGAGGCGGTTATCGTCAGCGAGCGCCATGGACTTGAGCCGGAAGACTACCACCTCACGATTCTCCGGGAGCTGGCGGCGGCCATGCGTTCCGCGCCTCGCCCCTGGCTGGCCAACGAGCTCGAGATTCTTGCCACGGACGCCCTGGTCAGGCTGGCGTTCCACCTCCGCTTCGGCAAGGTGAACCCGGGGCGCATCGAATCCACCTGGAACTTCAGTCCCGACATGGGCAGCGTCAGCCCGGTCGATGCGATCCAGTCGCTGCTCCGTGCGGACGACCTGGCTGCGGCGGTGGCTGGGAATGCCCCGGACAGTGCGCATTACCGGGCGCTGATGGGCCACCTGGCGGCTTACCGGGAGATCGCTGCGCAAGGCGGCTGGCCGGTCATCGGGCTCGGCGACTCGTTGCGCCTGGGAATGCAGTCGCGCCGGGTGCCGGCGCTGCGCGCGCTGCTGTCGATCACCGGCGACCTGGAGGCGGCCGTGTACGCGGAGGCCCCTGACGTCTTCGACCCAGTCATGGAGGCCGCGGTAAAGCGCTTCCAGGAGCGCCACGGCCTCGACCCCGACGGCGTGGTCGGCCGCCAGACGCTGGTCGAGCTCAATGTCCCGGTCGAGGCACGCATCGACCAGCTGCGCATCAACATGGAACGGTTTCGCTGGATATTCCGGGACCTCGAGCCGCGCTTCCTGCTGGTCAACATCGCCCGCTACCGTGTGCTGCTGGTGGAGAACCAGCAGGTCGTATGGAGCACGCGCGCCGTGGTCGGCCGCCCGTACCGCCAGACGCCGGTGTTCAAGGCGCGCATGACTTACCTGGAGCTGAATCCCACCTGGACGGTGCCTCCGACCATCCTGCGCGAGGACCTGCTGCCTGACATCCGCCGCGATCCCACAGTCCTTCAGCAGCGCAACATGACGGTGCTGGATCACCAGGGCCGGCCTGTGGACCCTGCCACCATCGACTGGTCGACCGTCACCGGGCAAACGTTCCACCACATGATCCGCCAGGAACCGGGTCCCGACAATGCGCTCGGCCGGGTGAAGTTCATGTTTCCCAACCCGTACCACGTGTACATGCATGACACGCCCGCCCGCAGCTTGTTCGCGCGGGCCGCGCGTGGCTTCAGCTCGGGGTGCATCCGCCTCGAGCGCCCCTTCGAGCTGGTGGAAATCCTGTTGGCCGGCACGCAGTGGAACCAGGCGGCGATCGAGCAAGTCCTCGCGAGCGGCCGCACGCGGGTCGTCAACCTGCCGCAGCCGTTGACCGTGCTGACGCTGTACGGCACGGCGGTGCCGGAGGCCGGCCGTATTCACTTCGCCCGGGATGTTTACCAACGCGATGCCCGGCTGCTGCAGGCGCTGGATGTGCCTTTTGAGTTCAGCCCGCCGGCAGGCTACCAGGAAGCCCTGGATTCGACCGACTGA